In Miscanthus floridulus cultivar M001 chromosome 5, ASM1932011v1, whole genome shotgun sequence, one genomic interval encodes:
- the LOC136453501 gene encoding nuclear transcription factor Y subunit B-3-like has translation MADDGGSHEGGGSGGGYREQDRFLPIANISRIMKKAVPANGKIAKDAKETLQECVSEFISFVTSEASDKCQKEKRKTINGDDLLWAMATLGFEEYVEPLKIYLQKYREMEGDSKLSTKAGEGSVKKDAISSHGGTSSSSNQLVQHGVYNQGMGYMQPQYHNGDT, from the exons ATGGCGGACGACGGCGGGAGCCACGAGGGcggcggaagcggcggcggctacCGGGAGCAGGACAGGTTCCTGCCCATCGCCAACATCAGCCGGATCATGAAGAAGGCCGTCCCGGCCAACGGCAAGATCGCCAAGGACGCTAAGGAGACCCTGCAGGAGTGCGTCTCCGAGTTCATATCCTTTGTCACCAGCGA GGCCAGCGACAAATGTCAGAAGGAGAAGAGAAAGACGATCAACGGGGACGATTTGCTTTGGGCGATGGCTACGTTAGGATTCGAGGAGTACGTCGAGCCTCTGAAGATTTACCTACAAAAGTACAGAGAG ATGGAG GGTGACAGTAAGCTGTCTACAAAGGCTGGCGAGGGCTCTGTAAAGAAGGATGCAATCAGTTCCCATGGTGGCACCAGTAGCTCAAGTAACCag TTGGTTCAGCATGGAGTTTACAACCAAGGGATGGGCTATATGCAGCCACAG TACCACAACGGGGATACCTAA